In Erythrobacter sp. KY5, the DNA window TTACCGATTATTCGGCGTCGGCGCCTTCAGCCTTGGGAGCTTTGGCAGTCACTTCGACGCTGCCGCCAGCCTTTTCGACTGCTGCCACTGCGCCCTTGGTCGCGCCGGTGACGACGAACTTGACCTTGGCCTTAAGCTCGCCCTTGCCGAGCAGGCGCACACCATCCTTGCCACCGCGCGCAAGGCCAGCCTCGCGCAGAGCTTCTTCGGTGATGTCCTTCTTGCCGTCGAGCTTCTTCGTGTCGATGAACTTCTGGACCATGCCGATGTTCACTTCGGCGTAATCCTTGCCGAATGGGTTGTTGAAGCCGCGCTTGGGAAGACGCATGTGAAGCGGCATCTGGCCGCCTTCAAAGCCCTTGATCGCTACGCCCGAACGGCTCTTCTGGCCCTTCTGACCGCGTGCGGCAGTCTTGCCCTTGCCCGAGCCGATACCACGGCCCACACGCATGCGACCCTTGCGGGCGCCTTCATTGTCACGGATGTCGTTGAGTTTCATGAGTGCACTCGCTTTCGCTTTTGTTCGCGCTTAAAGGATGAGGCCCCGCACCATGCGAGGCCACATGAGGTTGGTTTAGTCCACGATCTCTACAAGATGCGGAATCTTGGCGACCGCGCCGCGAACTTCAGGGGTATCCTGACGCTCCACGACCTTGTGCATCTTGTTGAGCCCAAGACCGATAAGGATCTTGCGCTGGCTTTCGGGACGACGGATCGGCGATCCGATCTGCTTGATCTTGATGGTAGCCATCAGAGGTTACTCCACAATAGCCGCAGCATCGGCTTCCGCCTCGGCTGCGCTGGCACCGCCACGACCCAGGAGGT includes these proteins:
- the rplO gene encoding 50S ribosomal protein L15 codes for the protein MKLNDIRDNEGARKGRMRVGRGIGSGKGKTAARGQKGQKSRSGVAIKGFEGGQMPLHMRLPKRGFNNPFGKDYAEVNIGMVQKFIDTKKLDGKKDITEEALREAGLARGGKDGVRLLGKGELKAKVKFVVTGATKGAVAAVEKAGGSVEVTAKAPKAEGADAE
- the rpmD gene encoding 50S ribosomal protein L30, whose protein sequence is MATIKIKQIGSPIRRPESQRKILIGLGLNKMHKVVERQDTPEVRGAVAKIPHLVEIVD